In one window of Tumebacillus algifaecis DNA:
- a CDS encoding non-ribosomal peptide synthetase: protein MSMTTDIHSLVQVISEIGRSNSTVGLTFINGENKESFISYRDLYTSALGILNDLQAVGMKSSDEAVFQIDDHEDFVKFYWACLLGGIIPVPITVGSNVEHKQKFFRIWNTLNNPWLVADGKIASSLQEFSKENGMASLMREINARTVLLHEVAGDAGVGVVYEADPDDIAFIQFSSGSTGDPKGVVLTHKNLMTNINAIITSGGVNENDSVLSWMPLTHDMGLIGGHLVPLRMNIPQYSMTTSVFSRNPILWMKKANQYRATLLSSPNFGYQYLLKLLERKSSRDQEVTSGWDLSCVRLIFNGAEPISTQVCIDFLDVMEQYGMKRNVMYPVYGMAEASLAVTFPPPQEDLITLYLDRNSLITGERAMVLEDSDADNAVSFIDLGMAVENCGFRICDEENYPVDDLVIGNIQIKGNNVTSGYYNNQAATERAFTPDGWLITGDLGFTRNGRLIVTGRAKDIIFVNGQNYYAHDIERVVSTMPDSLISDSAAFSVFNQTTQQEDIMLAVLYRKSVQDFITVERELKKHINLVMGLDLQHIIPVKRIPKTTSGKVQRYKFVEEYVAGDFDSVLEEIQRLIQEEEANRVLAAPTTDMEASILSFFQEVVGKDRIDIEDNFFEIGGNSLRAGTLVAKIQIEYGVTLPLREIFNTPTVKALAAWLETAEQGVHAGIEKVEEKECYELSSVQKRLYILSQMDETLTSYNLPQVMTIEGPLDVKRFEKAFAALVQRHEIFRTSFELVEGTPMQRVHESVELKVSRIEGREEELERVIQKFVRPFDLSRLPLLRVGLMKCAGDKHVMLFDIHHIISDGTSMGILIKEFVSLYSGAELPELSIHFKDFSAWQDQLLAGEGMEQAKAYWLEQFVTDIPVLNLQTDFSRPSVQSFEGDTLTFRLDKELTEQLKQTAVQEGATLFMTLLAAYNVLLARYTGQNDIVVGSPVAGRRHADLDTMMGMFVNTLALRNQPDGEKSFKQFLQEVKENSVNAYEHQDYQFEALVEKLDVPRDMSRNPLFDVVFVLQNMELGELQVDQLKFAPYPFKTGTSKFDMSLSATEKDDTLEFELEYSTKLFAEPRMMALVGHFIRVLQEVVSNIDTKICEFEILTSEEQQVLVNGFNATEAPFVLDKRIHELFEEQAAKTPDRIAAIFKDTSLTYREVEERASLLAAVLRARGIGRTDIVGIMLQPSLDMVIGTLGILKAGAAFLPIDPAYPTDRIKFMLEDSRAALLLSQSAICDKVDFEGDVICDILEKNFEVQNVPTACEGDVSDLAYVIYTSGTTGNPKGVMVEHRSLVNFSQWKIDTFGLTEQDKVAKYAGFAFDVSVMEIFPTLICGAALYIIPEESRLDPVALNDIFQTHGITVSYLPTQLCEQFMQLENNSLRLLYTGGDKLRVYRPHDYLFYNCYGPTENTIVSTYHPVTEWSENISIGKPVANTQVYIVDAHHRLQPVGMAGELCVAGDNLARGYLNHPELTAEKFVPNPFQEGTRMYKTGDLARWLPDGTIEFLGRIDKQVKIRGHRIEIGEIEEVLLSHDAVADAVVMAHEDREERKYLVAYVVLNAKIVWEQLRRYAGQPLPDYMIPALFVQIDHIPLTQNGKIDWKALPKPEFGGDDAEFVAPVTPVEQKLAKLWQDVLGVKRVGLYDNFFDLGGHSLKVATLASKIHKEFGSNMPIGELFKAPTLQEQSAWLETAERDHYSKIERVAEADHYAASSAQRRLFVLSQLEGADINYNMPQVLDIEGELDVERFTSSFEQLVQRHESLRTSFELKDGEVVQKVHEDAKLEILHLEATEGEAEKDIDGFIRPFDLNEAPLIRVALLKLPTGKTKLLFDMHHIISDGVSVSILIQEFVSLYRGDVLPGPSIQYKDYSAWQQTHMRGEALKKQEAFWLQQFEGEVPVLDLATDYPRPSVYSFDGDRIAFSMNGELASRLKKLAVDEGATLYMALLALLNVLLHKYSGQEDIVIGSPVAGRNHSDLDRVIGMFVNTLALRNKPEAEKTFRQFLADVKHNALEAFENQDFPLEDLVEKLDLQRDMSRNPLFDVMFSLQNMERTIMETDGLTFTPSEHGRRVAKFDLTLMAEEQGEQIEFELEYCSKLFDKQTVDRLANHFLQLVETVAANLDVKLREISLLSHAERQQILFDFNETKTAYPKDKTIAELFTEQVEMYPNHIALVYGEEQLTYQELNERANSLAWVLKGNGVGPEVRVGLMVARSLEMMVGLLAIVKAGGAYVPVDPEYPAERVNYLLEDSGARLLLTTMELAGNFELEQELVDLEDSSLYEGDVSDPEPVNGPHDLAYILYTSGSTGKPKGVMVEHMNVVRLVKNTNFDRFSPEDRFLQLGAVVFDATTYEFWGSLLNGARLYLVDKTDILDAEKFRDVLKRYEITSMFITVSLFNQMATHDATMFSGFKNLHVGGEALSPKTINLVRNHCEAQVVSNSYGPTENTTFSLYYVIDNDYEVNIPIGRPISNSTAYVVDKHGNLQPIGVPGELWVGGDGVARGYMNRPDLTEEKFVDSPFVEGERIYKTGDLARWIPDGKIEYLGRIDEQVKIRGHRIEIGEVQAALLGVEYVQEAVVVAQEDDINGKYLTAYLVSEENLAALALRERLAKELPTYMIPAYLIQVERIPLTNNGKLNRAELFKMEGQIIKGNEYVAPSTPTEEKLAEIWFDILGLQNVGVTDNFFEMGGHSLNATVLVSRIQQECNAVLALKEVFKSPTIRELAVLVDSAAKQSYQEIKPAVQLEAYEQGVYPTSAAQRRMYLLYKMDEAAVTYNIPIAMVVEGKIDLSQMQSVFKQLIQRHESLRTSFKMVGGEILQQIHEDVAFDICYTETVSVEQEEQAQIREAVKNFVTPFNLDVAPLFRVELVKLSEEKHVMLFDIHHIVADGVSMEILTQEFIRLYAGQELEPLNIQYKDFVAWQNEQIETGVIGEQEKYWNELFSGEIPVLNLPTTYPRPLQRSFKGETLNFVLKGSLTEKLQAITAQTGTTMYMLLLAAFNVVLAKYSGQEDIVVGTPIAGRRHADLQNMIGMFVNTLSMRNAPAGSKTFTRFLDEVRENTLNAYENQDYQFEELVAKLELQRDLSRNPLFDVMFSLHSFGQEVFEAGGLLFSNHGMENEISKFDLSLDAVQEEARLKFSLEYAVDLYSKEAMERFISLYVQALEQIVNDPNAKISDLEILSLEERTKILVRFNATQQEYEKTKTLQQLFEERVVKQPDHPAVHFEGVTLTYAELNRKVNQLACRLREAGVQREELVPILCERSNDMIVGILSVLKAGGAYLPIDPYYPVDRIKFMLEDSQARLLLTHSRYLDETLFEGTTLLLDDADLFTGDDENLTSDTQPEDLAYVIYTSGSTGKPKGVMVKQRSVINLATWLSGMLSLPGKRFLHMSNVSFDNSVEEIFPQLISGATVYMLSKEDALDRNTFTNFVKEHQIEIVNLLPMTMKELLASQDKIDCLNHVMVGGDKLEESLKDQILSLGYTLTDHYGPTESTVDAIFTQCVPNKTVIGKPIGNTRIYIVDAYDKPVAIGVAGEICIAGDGLARGYLNRPDLTAEKFVPNPFEEGQRMYRTGDLAYWTEEGEIVYLGRLDNQIKIRGFRIELGEIEKQLLAQELVRDAIVIDRKDKQGNKYLCGYFVADQELGGADLRAHLLKELPDYMVPTAFVQLDRLPQTPNGKVDRKALPEPEATFTSSAEYVSARNDTESQLVSIWVEILSMPEERIGIHDSFFDLGGTSITVMQMTNLINDRFESQVVRVTDLFNYTTIEEIAAHIKSQLNIVEDEEPEDEIFKFTL from the coding sequence ATGTCAATGACCACGGATATACATAGTCTTGTCCAGGTGATCTCTGAGATTGGGAGATCCAACAGTACGGTCGGACTAACTTTTATAAACGGGGAAAACAAAGAGTCGTTCATCTCGTACCGCGACCTCTATACCTCTGCGCTGGGCATCTTGAACGACCTTCAGGCAGTTGGTATGAAGAGCAGCGATGAAGCGGTTTTTCAGATCGACGACCATGAAGATTTTGTTAAATTCTATTGGGCTTGCTTGTTGGGGGGAATCATTCCGGTTCCGATCACAGTGGGCAGCAATGTGGAGCACAAACAGAAATTCTTTAGGATCTGGAATACACTGAATAATCCTTGGCTTGTGGCAGATGGGAAAATTGCGTCTTCCTTGCAAGAGTTCTCAAAAGAGAATGGCATGGCCTCTCTCATGCGAGAGATCAACGCGAGAACGGTTCTGTTGCATGAAGTGGCAGGGGATGCGGGCGTAGGGGTTGTCTACGAGGCGGATCCTGACGATATCGCCTTCATTCAATTCTCTTCCGGCTCTACGGGCGATCCGAAGGGAGTTGTCCTGACTCACAAGAACTTGATGACGAACATCAACGCGATCATCACCAGCGGCGGGGTGAACGAGAACGACTCCGTGCTGAGTTGGATGCCGTTGACGCATGACATGGGGCTGATCGGGGGGCATCTCGTTCCGCTCCGCATGAACATTCCGCAATACAGCATGACGACGTCTGTTTTTTCCAGAAATCCGATCTTGTGGATGAAGAAAGCCAACCAGTACAGAGCGACGCTGCTCTCGTCTCCGAACTTCGGGTACCAGTACCTACTCAAGCTCTTGGAGCGCAAGAGCTCGCGCGACCAGGAGGTGACGAGCGGGTGGGACTTGTCCTGTGTTCGTTTGATCTTCAACGGAGCAGAGCCGATCTCGACCCAAGTCTGCATCGACTTCCTGGATGTCATGGAGCAATACGGCATGAAGCGCAATGTCATGTATCCGGTGTACGGTATGGCCGAAGCGAGCTTGGCGGTGACCTTCCCGCCGCCGCAGGAGGATCTGATCACGCTATATCTGGATCGCAACAGTCTGATCACCGGGGAGCGCGCCATGGTTCTGGAGGACTCAGATGCAGATAACGCGGTGTCTTTTATTGATCTGGGGATGGCGGTCGAGAATTGCGGTTTCCGTATTTGTGATGAAGAGAATTATCCAGTTGACGATCTGGTCATCGGGAACATCCAGATCAAAGGCAACAACGTTACGAGCGGGTACTACAACAACCAAGCTGCCACCGAGAGAGCGTTTACTCCAGATGGCTGGTTGATCACCGGCGACCTTGGCTTTACTCGAAACGGACGTCTGATCGTGACGGGTCGCGCGAAAGACATCATTTTCGTAAACGGTCAGAACTACTATGCACATGACATTGAACGGGTTGTCAGCACGATGCCTGATTCGCTGATTTCGGACTCGGCGGCCTTCAGCGTGTTTAATCAGACGACGCAGCAAGAGGACATCATGCTGGCTGTGCTCTACCGCAAGTCGGTTCAAGATTTTATCACGGTAGAGCGTGAATTGAAAAAGCACATCAACCTCGTCATGGGGCTTGATCTCCAACACATCATCCCTGTGAAGCGAATCCCGAAAACCACTTCCGGCAAAGTGCAGCGCTACAAGTTCGTCGAGGAGTATGTAGCGGGTGATTTCGATTCCGTGCTGGAAGAGATTCAGCGCTTGATTCAAGAGGAAGAGGCGAATCGAGTGCTCGCCGCGCCAACGACAGACATGGAAGCGAGCATTCTGTCTTTCTTCCAAGAGGTCGTGGGCAAAGACCGAATCGATATCGAGGACAACTTCTTCGAGATCGGCGGGAACTCGCTTCGGGCCGGTACGCTCGTCGCCAAGATTCAGATTGAATATGGCGTGACCCTTCCGCTCCGCGAGATTTTCAACACGCCGACGGTAAAGGCTCTTGCCGCTTGGCTTGAAACGGCGGAGCAGGGCGTGCATGCGGGAATCGAAAAAGTAGAAGAAAAAGAGTGCTATGAGCTGTCTTCCGTACAGAAGCGACTTTACATTTTGAGCCAGATGGACGAGACCTTAACCAGCTACAACTTGCCGCAAGTCATGACGATCGAAGGGCCGCTCGATGTTAAGCGTTTCGAGAAGGCATTTGCAGCGCTGGTGCAGCGACATGAGATCTTCCGCACCTCGTTCGAACTCGTCGAGGGCACGCCGATGCAGCGCGTTCATGAGAGCGTCGAGCTAAAGGTAAGCCGGATCGAAGGCCGTGAGGAGGAGCTTGAGCGCGTCATCCAAAAGTTTGTCAGACCGTTTGACCTGAGCCGTCTGCCACTGCTTCGTGTCGGGCTGATGAAATGCGCGGGAGACAAGCATGTGATGCTCTTTGACATCCATCACATCATTTCCGACGGCACGTCGATGGGGATTCTGATTAAGGAGTTTGTGAGCCTGTACAGCGGGGCCGAACTGCCGGAGCTGTCGATTCACTTTAAGGACTTCTCAGCATGGCAAGATCAGCTCTTGGCAGGGGAAGGGATGGAACAGGCAAAGGCGTATTGGCTGGAGCAGTTCGTGACAGATATTCCGGTGCTGAATCTGCAAACAGATTTTTCCAGACCTTCCGTTCAGAGCTTTGAAGGTGATACCCTCACCTTCCGTCTGGACAAGGAACTGACCGAACAGTTGAAGCAAACGGCGGTGCAAGAGGGCGCGACCTTGTTCATGACGTTGCTCGCGGCGTATAACGTGCTGCTGGCTCGCTATACTGGGCAGAACGACATTGTGGTGGGCAGTCCGGTGGCAGGCCGCCGACATGCAGACCTCGATACGATGATGGGGATGTTCGTCAACACGCTCGCCCTTCGGAACCAGCCGGATGGAGAGAAGAGCTTCAAGCAGTTCTTGCAAGAGGTCAAAGAGAACTCGGTCAACGCCTATGAGCATCAAGACTATCAGTTTGAAGCGCTGGTGGAAAAGTTAGACGTTCCGCGTGACATGAGCCGCAACCCACTGTTCGATGTGGTGTTTGTTCTTCAGAACATGGAGCTAGGAGAACTGCAGGTAGATCAGTTGAAGTTTGCGCCGTATCCGTTTAAAACGGGCACGTCTAAGTTCGACATGTCCCTGTCCGCAACGGAAAAAGACGACACGCTAGAGTTCGAGTTGGAATACAGCACCAAGCTGTTTGCCGAACCTCGCATGATGGCGCTGGTCGGACATTTTATCCGCGTTTTGCAAGAGGTTGTCAGTAACATTGACACCAAGATCTGCGAGTTTGAGATTCTGACGAGCGAGGAACAGCAAGTTCTTGTGAATGGCTTCAACGCGACAGAAGCTCCGTTCGTGTTGGACAAGCGCATTCATGAGCTGTTCGAGGAGCAGGCGGCGAAGACGCCGGATCGCATCGCGGCAATCTTCAAAGACACGAGCTTGACCTATCGCGAGGTGGAAGAGAGAGCTTCCCTTCTGGCTGCCGTTCTGCGCGCGCGCGGCATCGGTCGTACTGACATCGTGGGCATCATGCTACAGCCTTCTCTCGACATGGTGATCGGCACGCTTGGCATCTTGAAAGCGGGCGCTGCGTTCCTTCCGATCGACCCTGCGTACCCGACGGACCGCATCAAATTCATGCTGGAAGACAGCCGTGCCGCGCTTCTGCTAAGTCAGTCGGCGATCTGTGACAAGGTAGACTTCGAGGGCGACGTGATCTGCGACATCCTGGAGAAGAACTTCGAGGTGCAGAATGTGCCGACCGCGTGTGAGGGCGATGTATCCGATCTGGCGTATGTGATCTACACCTCGGGCACGACGGGCAATCCCAAAGGGGTCATGGTGGAGCATCGTTCGCTGGTGAACTTCTCGCAATGGAAAATTGACACGTTCGGCCTGACGGAGCAGGACAAGGTGGCGAAGTATGCAGGATTTGCATTCGACGTGTCGGTGATGGAGATTTTCCCGACGTTGATCTGCGGGGCAGCCCTCTACATCATTCCGGAGGAGAGCCGACTCGATCCTGTCGCTCTGAATGACATTTTCCAGACGCACGGCATTACGGTGTCGTACTTGCCAACTCAGTTGTGCGAGCAGTTCATGCAGTTGGAGAACAACTCCCTGCGACTGTTGTACACCGGCGGCGACAAGCTGAGAGTGTATCGTCCGCATGACTATCTGTTCTACAACTGCTACGGACCGACAGAGAACACCATCGTGTCCACGTATCATCCGGTGACCGAGTGGAGCGAGAACATTTCGATCGGCAAGCCGGTTGCCAATACGCAAGTCTACATTGTGGACGCGCATCATCGTCTGCAACCGGTCGGGATGGCTGGCGAGCTCTGTGTGGCGGGCGACAATCTTGCGAGAGGCTATCTGAACCACCCGGAACTGACGGCGGAGAAGTTCGTGCCCAATCCGTTCCAAGAAGGGACGCGGATGTACAAAACGGGCGACTTGGCGAGATGGCTCCCAGATGGAACGATCGAATTCCTTGGGCGGATCGACAAGCAAGTCAAGATTCGGGGCCATCGAATTGAGATTGGCGAGATTGAGGAAGTGCTACTGAGCCACGACGCCGTCGCAGATGCGGTTGTGATGGCGCATGAAGATCGTGAGGAGCGGAAGTATCTGGTTGCATACGTGGTTCTGAACGCGAAGATCGTGTGGGAGCAGTTGCGTCGTTATGCAGGCCAGCCGCTGCCTGATTACATGATTCCGGCGCTCTTTGTTCAGATCGACCACATTCCGCTGACTCAGAACGGCAAGATTGACTGGAAAGCTCTGCCGAAGCCGGAGTTTGGAGGGGACGATGCTGAGTTCGTGGCGCCTGTTACCCCTGTGGAGCAGAAGCTGGCGAAGCTCTGGCAGGACGTGCTGGGCGTCAAACGAGTCGGGCTGTATGACAACTTCTTCGATCTCGGAGGACATTCTCTCAAGGTGGCGACACTCGCTTCTAAGATTCATAAGGAATTCGGTTCGAACATGCCGATCGGCGAGCTGTTCAAGGCTCCGACCCTGCAGGAGCAGTCCGCATGGCTGGAGACTGCAGAACGCGATCACTATTCGAAGATTGAACGGGTCGCAGAAGCCGATCACTATGCCGCGTCTTCGGCACAGCGCAGATTGTTTGTCCTCTCTCAGTTAGAGGGGGCTGACATCAACTACAACATGCCACAGGTGCTCGACATCGAAGGCGAACTGGATGTGGAACGGTTCACGAGCTCGTTCGAGCAGTTGGTGCAGCGACATGAATCGTTGCGAACTTCGTTTGAACTGAAGGATGGCGAGGTCGTTCAGAAGGTTCATGAGGATGCAAAGCTTGAGATCCTGCATCTGGAGGCTACGGAAGGAGAAGCGGAGAAGGACATCGACGGTTTTATCAGACCGTTTGATTTGAACGAAGCTCCTTTGATCCGAGTGGCGCTGTTGAAACTGCCAACGGGCAAGACGAAGTTGCTCTTCGACATGCACCATATCATCTCGGACGGCGTTTCCGTGTCTATTTTGATTCAGGAGTTTGTGAGCCTCTACCGTGGTGATGTGTTGCCCGGGCCCTCGATTCAATACAAAGACTACTCCGCTTGGCAGCAGACCCACATGCGCGGAGAGGCGCTCAAGAAGCAGGAAGCGTTCTGGCTACAGCAGTTCGAAGGCGAAGTGCCCGTTCTGGACTTGGCGACCGATTATCCGAGACCGTCTGTGTACAGTTTTGATGGGGATCGCATCGCGTTCAGCATGAACGGCGAACTCGCCAGCCGTTTGAAGAAATTGGCCGTGGACGAGGGCGCGACCTTGTATATGGCGCTTCTGGCCTTGTTAAACGTGCTACTCCACAAGTACAGCGGTCAGGAAGACATCGTTATCGGTAGCCCAGTGGCCGGACGGAATCACAGCGACCTTGACCGTGTGATCGGCATGTTTGTCAACACGCTGGCGCTTCGCAACAAGCCGGAAGCGGAGAAGACATTCCGTCAGTTCCTGGCAGATGTCAAGCACAATGCGCTGGAGGCGTTCGAGAATCAGGACTTCCCGCTGGAGGATCTGGTTGAGAAGCTCGATCTACAACGCGACATGAGCCGCAACCCGCTGTTCGATGTGATGTTCAGCTTGCAGAACATGGAGAGAACGATCATGGAGACGGACGGGCTCACCTTCACGCCATCTGAGCACGGCCGCAGAGTCGCCAAGTTCGATCTCACGCTGATGGCAGAGGAGCAGGGCGAACAGATCGAGTTCGAGCTGGAGTACTGCTCGAAGCTCTTTGACAAGCAGACGGTGGATCGTCTGGCGAACCATTTCCTACAACTCGTGGAGACGGTTGCGGCGAACCTGGATGTTAAGTTGCGTGAGATCTCTCTTCTGTCTCACGCAGAACGACAGCAGATCCTCTTCGACTTCAACGAGACGAAGACCGCGTATCCGAAAGACAAGACGATTGCGGAACTGTTCACTGAACAGGTGGAGATGTATCCGAATCACATTGCGCTGGTGTACGGGGAAGAGCAGTTGACGTACCAAGAATTGAACGAGCGCGCGAACAGCCTGGCTTGGGTGTTAAAAGGCAATGGCGTAGGGCCAGAAGTCCGCGTCGGACTCATGGTTGCGCGTTCGCTCGAGATGATGGTCGGACTGCTCGCGATCGTGAAGGCAGGAGGTGCGTATGTTCCAGTAGACCCGGAATATCCGGCTGAGCGCGTCAACTATCTGCTAGAAGACAGCGGCGCTCGCCTGCTCCTGACCACGATGGAGCTTGCTGGCAACTTCGAGTTGGAGCAGGAACTCGTGGATCTGGAAGACAGCAGCTTGTACGAAGGCGACGTGTCCGATCCTGAGCCGGTGAACGGGCCGCATGACTTGGCGTACATCCTCTATACGTCCGGTTCCACCGGCAAGCCAAAGGGCGTCATGGTCGAGCACATGAACGTGGTCAGACTCGTCAAAAACACCAACTTTGACCGCTTCTCGCCAGAAGATAGATTCCTGCAGCTCGGTGCTGTCGTTTTTGACGCCACCACCTACGAATTCTGGGGATCGCTTCTGAATGGTGCGAGACTCTACTTGGTGGACAAGACGGACATTCTGGATGCAGAGAAGTTCCGCGATGTGCTGAAACGCTATGAGATCACCTCGATGTTCATCACGGTATCGCTGTTCAACCAGATGGCGACACATGACGCGACGATGTTCTCCGGTTTCAAGAACCTTCATGTCGGGGGAGAAGCGTTGTCTCCGAAGACGATCAACCTTGTTCGGAACCATTGCGAGGCACAGGTGGTCTCTAACTCTTACGGCCCTACAGAGAACACCACGTTCTCTTTATACTACGTTATCGACAACGACTACGAGGTCAACATTCCGATCGGCAGACCGATCTCCAACTCGACGGCGTATGTGGTGGACAAGCATGGCAACCTGCAGCCGATTGGCGTGCCAGGCGAGCTCTGGGTAGGCGGCGACGGCGTGGCCCGCGGATACATGAACAGACCTGATCTCACGGAAGAGAAGTTCGTGGACAGCCCGTTTGTGGAAGGCGAACGCATCTACAAGACTGGCGACTTGGCGAGATGGATTCCGGACGGGAAGATCGAGTACCTCGGTCGAATCGACGAACAGGTGAAGATCCGCGGTCACCGAATCGAGATTGGCGAAGTGCAGGCGGCGCTCCTTGGCGTTGAGTATGTGCAGGAAGCTGTCGTGGTGGCCCAAGAAGATGACATCAACGGCAAGTACCTCACCGCCTATCTCGTTTCTGAGGAGAACTTGGCCGCGTTGGCGCTGCGAGAACGCCTCGCCAAAGAGCTTCCGACTTATATGATTCCAGCTTATCTGATTCAGGTGGAGCGCATTCCGCTGACGAACAACGGCAAGTTGAACCGAGCGGAATTGTTTAAGATGGAAGGCCAGATCATCAAAGGCAATGAGTACGTGGCTCCGTCTACCCCGACAGAAGAGAAGTTGGCTGAGATCTGGTTCGACATTCTGGGTCTCCAGAACGTGGGCGTCACCGACAACTTCTTTGAGATGGGGGGTCACTCCCTGAACGCCACCGTGCTCGTATCTCGCATTCAGCAGGAATGCAACGCAGTCCTCGCACTCAAGGAAGTCTTCAAGTCACCGACGATCCGAGAGCTGGCTGTCTTGGTCGATTCCGCAGCGAAGCAGAGCTACCAAGAGATTAAGCCGGCGGTTCAGTTGGAGGCTTATGAGCAGGGTGTCTATCCAACCTCTGCGGCCCAACGCAGAATGTACCTGTTGTACAAAATGGACGAGGCGGCCGTCACCTACAACATTCCTATTGCGATGGTGGTGGAAGGGAAAATCGACCTGTCGCAGATGCAGAGCGTCTTCAAGCAGTTGATCCAGCGACATGAATCCCTGCGCACCTCCTTCAAGATGGTAGGCGGAGAGATTCTGCAGCAGATCCACGAGGATGTTGCTTTTGACATCTGCTACACAGAGACGGTCAGCGTGGAGCAGGAGGAACAAGCGCAGATCCGCGAGGCAGTGAAGAACTTCGTAACGCCGTTCAACTTAGATGTGGCCCCACTGTTCCGCGTCGAGTTGGTCAAACTCTCTGAGGAGAAGCATGTGATGCTGTTCGACATCCATCACATCGTCGCGGACGGGGTCTCGATGGAGATCTTGACGCAAGAGTTCATCCGCCTCTATGCCGGACAAGAGCTCGAACCGCTGAATATCCAGTACAAAGACTTTGTTGCATGGCAGAACGAACAGATCGAGACGGGCGTGATCGGGGAGCAGGAGAAGTATTGGAACGAGTTGTTCAGCGGCGAGATTCCGGTGCTGAACCTCCCGACGACCTACCCGAGACCGTTGCAGCGCAGTTTCAAAGGGGAGACTTTGAACTTCGTGTTGAAAGGCAGCCTGACTGAGAAGCTCCAGGCGATCACAGCGCAAACGGGCACGACGATGTACATGTTGCTCTTGGCGGCGTTCAATGTGGTTCTGGCTAAATATTCGGGGCAGGAAGACATCGTGGTGGGCACTCCGATCGCTGGCCGGCGCCATGCAGACCTGCAGAACATGATCGGGATGTTCGTCAACACGCTCTCGATGAGAAACGCACCAGCCGGAAGCAAGACCTTCACGCGGTTCCTCGACGAAGTGCGCGAGAACACGCTGAATGCGTATGAGAACCAAGACTACCAATTCGAAGAACTGGTGGCCAAACTGGAACTGCAGCGCGACCTGAGCCGCAACCCGCTGTTCGACGTCATGTTCTCGCTGCACAGCTTCGGGCAAGAAGTGTTTGAAGCAGGCGGGCTGCTCTTCTCCAACCACGGCATGGAAAATGAGATCTCTAAGTTTGACCTTTCCTTGGATGCCGTGCAGGAAGAAGCGCGCCTCAAGTTCAGCCTGGAGTACGCGGTGGATCTGTATTCCAAGGAAGCGATGGAACGCTTCATCTCGCTTTATGTGCAGGCGCTGGAACAGATCGTCAACGATCCGAACGCGAAGATCTCCGACCTTGAGATCCTGTCTCTGGAGGAGAGAACCAAGATCTTGGTTCGCTTCAACGCGACGCAACAAGAGTATGAGAAGACGAAGACTTTGCAACAGCTCTTCGAAGAGCGAGTGGTCAAGCAGCCTGACCACCCGGCTGTACACTTTGAAGGCGTCACGCTGACCTATGCGGAACTGAACCGCAAAGTGAACCAACTCGCCTGCCGTTTGCGCGAAGCTGGCGTGCAGCGAGAAGAACTGGTGCCGATTCTGTGCGAACGCTCCAACGACATGATCGTGGGCATCTTGTCCGTCTTGAAAGCGGGCGGCGCGTATCTGCCAATCGACCCGTACTATCCTGTCGATCGCATCAAGTTCATGTTAGAAGACAGCCAGGCAAGACTGCTGCTCACCCACAGCCGCTATTTGGACGAGACCCTTTTCGAAGGAACGACCTTGCTACTGGATGATGCAGACCTGTTCACGGGAGATGACGAGAACCTGACGAGCGACACCCAGCCGGAAGACCTGGCGTATGTCATCTACACGTCCGGTTCTACCGGCAAGCCAAAAGGGGTCATGGTGAAACAGCGCAGCGTCATCAACTTGGCGACTTGGCTGAGCGGCATGTTGTCTTTGCCGGGCAAGCGATTCCTGCACATGTCGAACGTCTCTTTTGACAACTCGGTTGAAGAGATCTTCCCACAGTTGATCTCGGGAGCCACCGTCTACATGTTGAGCAAGGAAGACGCGCTTGACCGCAACACCTTCACGAACTTCGTCAAGGAACATCAGATCGAGATCGTGAACTTGCTACCGATGACGATGAAAGAACTTTTGGCTAGCCAGGACAAGATCGACTGCCTGAACCATGTGATGGTCGGCGGCGACAAGTTAGAAGAATCGCTGAAAGATCAGATCCTGTCGCTAGGCTATACGCTGACCGACCATTATGGCCCGACCGAATCGACCGTGGACGCGATCTTCACCCAGTGCGTGCCGAACAAAACGGTCATCGGCAAACCGATCGGCAACACGCGCATCTACATCGTGGACGCCTACGACAAGCCGGTTGCAATAGGCGTGGCCGGGGAGATCTGCATCGCAGGCGATGGTCTGGCAAGAGGCTATCTGAACAGACCGGACCTCACCGCGGAGAAGTTCGTTCCGAACCCGTTCGAAGAGGGACAACGCATGTACCGCACAGGCGATCTTGCCTACTGGACGGAAGAGGGAGAGATCGTGTATCTGGGCCGCTTGGACAACCAGATCAAGATTCGAGGCTTCCGTATCGAGCTGGGCGAGATTGAAAAGCAACTCTTGGCGCAAGAGCTCGTTCGGGATGCGATTGTGATCGATCGAAAGGACAAGCAAGGCAACAAGTATCTCTGTGGCTATTTCGTTGCAGACCAAGAGCTGGGTGGTGCTGACTTGAGAGCTCACCTGCTGAAGGAACTGCCAGACTACATGGTGCCGACTGCCTTCGTCCAACTGGACAGACTGCCGCAGACGCCAAATGGCAAAGTGGATCGCAAAGCGCTCCCTGAGCCGGAAGCCACCTTCACGAGCAGCGCGGAGTACGTATCGGCTCGCAATGACACGGAGAGCCAGCTCGTCAGCATCTGGGTGGAGATATTGTCCATGCCGGAGGAGAGAATTGGCATCCACGATTCCTTCTTCGACTTGGGCGGCACTTCCATCACGGTCATGCAGATGACGAACTTGATCAATGACCGATTTGAGTCTCAAGTCGTGCGCGTCACCGACTTGTTTAACTACACGACCATCGAGGAGATCGCTGCGCACATCAAGAGCCAGTTGAACATCGTCGAGGACGAAGAACCGGAAGACGAGATCTTCAAATTTACCCTCTAG